The DNA window CACAAATGGCCATGGATGCCACAAAGagtaaaagtcccatattcacattccTGGACTTTCAGATTGACTAATGATCTAATGTTATGTAATCTGCTAGAtgaaaaatgattcattatAATGAGATTACATTTGAATTGAATAAATTATAGTCTGACAGGCCAAATAGGTGGGGACCGAATAACTGCAAGCGTAGATGTCTGGTCACTGAAACTAGAccttttgtggaaaatgaaatgagttcaaagacaaaagaaattcCAAGGATCCAGCTCAGCACCATGCTGATaagttcaagaaaaaaaaaaacattttagacaACCATAATTGACCATGACAGTAACTGCAACAAAGACAAGCATACACGAGGTCCCTCGGGAACAAGTAGGAGAATCTGATTTACAGTGTACCGTTAAGAAAAATATTGTCTATAATGAAACACAACCACATTAAAATCCTCTGTATGTTCTTTGTCATGACAAATGAGACATGCAAGGACATTCGCACCATGTAAGCAGATGTAAGTGTATTTGTGAATGCGAAGGGGTGCGTGTttaatgtgtgagcatgcattcGTACGCAGACTGAGTTGCCCCCTAACCAGTTAGccacacatgtatgtgtatacgtcTGAATTCAAGTCTGAATTGACTATCTGCCCCACCAGCTGGTTCTTggtctccagctctctctccagctcagccTGGCATTGCTTCTGTTCCTGGCACTGGAGCTTCAGGCTTTGGttgagcgccccctgctgctccagctcctgcagtgCGATGGACTGCTCCTCCCGTAggctctccacctctcctcgcCGTGCCTCCAGGTCCTGCTCCAGCCGCTCCACCTCCTCTGTAGACACCACATGAAGGGGTTGAATGTCTGACCAAAGCATGCATCCGCGACTTCAAACTCGAGTATGTATGCGtgggtctgtgtgcatgcatgtgtgtgttgtgcaagCTGTGCCCATGTGTaagcgctgtgtgtgttagagcttTACccatgtgtaagtgctgtgtgtgttagagctgtgCCCGtatgtaagtgctgtgtgtgttagagctgtgCCCATATgtaagtgttgtgtgtgttagagctgtACCCATATgtaagtgttgtgtgtgttagagctgtACCCATATGTAAGTGCTGTGCGTGTTAGAGCTTTACccatgtgtaagtgctgtgtgtgttagagctgtacccatgtgtaagtgctgtgtgcaTTAGAGCTGTACCtatgtgtaagtgctgtgtgtgttggagcTGTACccatgtgtaagtgctgtgtgtgttggagcTGTACCCAtatgtaagtgctgtgtgtgttagagctaTACccatgtgtaagtgctgtgtgtgttagagctaTACCCAtatgtaagtgctgtgtgtgttagagctaTACccatgtgtaagtgctgtgtgtgttggagcTGTACccatgtgtaagtgctgtgcgTGTTAGAGCTGTACccatgtgtaagtgctgtgcgTGTTACAGCTGTGCccatgtgtaagtgctgtgtgtgttagagctgtacccatgtgtaagtgctgtgcgTGTTACAGCTGTGCccatgtgtaagtgctgtgtgtgttagagtttTGCccatgtgtaagtgctgtgtgtgttagagctgtacccatgtgtaagtgctgtgtgtgttagagctgtACCCATATGTAAGTGCTGTGCGTGTTAGAGCTTTATCCATGTGTAAGTGCTGTTCGTGTTAGAGCTGTACccatgtgtaagtgctgtgcgTGTTAGAGCTGTACccatgtgtaagtgctgtgcgTGTTACAGCTGTGCccatgtgtaagtgctgtgtgtgttagagtttTGCccatgtgtaagtgctgtgtgttaaAGCTGTACCCATGACTAAGTTCTTTGTATGCACAGAGTGTGTTAGAGGAGTTTAAGTGTAAACTCGGTGTGTTACAGGTGCATCCATGCGCAAGCCCAGCGTGTGACAGAGCCGCACCCATATGGAAGCGCTGGTAGGCCAGCTCCCGCTCCTGCTGGGTGATGACCTGCCCATCTAGCCTCTCGAGCGTCCTCAGATGAAAGACCAGGAAGAGGCGGTAGTGGGGAAGGTTGAACACCGGGTTCTCCATCAGCAGTAACTCCGTCAGGTTCTTCAGTGGCTTCAGCTTCAACAGCTCGTGTAGCTGTAGGACCAGAAGAGAGGGCGCTAATGGATCAGTAATGTCTGAACAGAAGAGCTCATCCACAGAGGTTTATCctcatttcttttgaaatttaCAGGCAGGGAATCCAATGACAATTCGAAGCCTAGTTATAACTGAGAATATGGCAACTTCATCATtaattcaggagagcacagataACATGAATGTCCTCTGAAGTGAATGCTGCCAGCCAACCAACAAATTAAACCTGTGCCTCGGTTTTTGTGGATTTGTTATTTGCAATTTTGACGATTCACGTCTATTGTACACCACTAAGAAATACAGCTAATATGATTCCGAAAACTTCAAAAAGTGTCACATTTGTTTGTCTATCCCGTGTCTGACAGCTTGTTTCTCTAGggaaacaaaacctttttcagAACTGCCAAAAAGGTTTTGCCATTTCTGTTTTGAGGGTGAGGGATTGTTCCGTTATTTTTCCCGGTGTATGACACCTGATTGTGTTATGTGTTATTCCAAAGTCTGTAAAGTTTGCTGTTCAtactataaataaaaagtgaaagggGCGCTCAAGCAAGACAAAAAATTCTGTCTCACAGGCTGTCTTGCAGCctttgttcctgtagctgtgcgttttatattttatcacaCAAGTTGTGTTTTAGAACAGCTTCATGGGTATATATTCTTTCAGATTACTTCCTGGTGCTTGGTTGATTGTTTCCACAATGAAAAGATGAAGACATTAATATCAGATGAAGATCTGATGCTGAGGCAAACATCTTGGAAGGGCAGACCTAGTATGTAAGTAAGTTGCCACCAAATGGTGTAATTGACCTTTCTGTCACCACGAGTACAAGTAAACGCTCAAGCTCAGTGCTAACAATATAATCCACAACAACTATTTCATgtacaacacaaaataaaaaacacgaataaaagtacaaagttttatcaataaaataatctagctagctaccaaAGCTAGTGAGCAATGCAATTGTGCCACTCTTTTCAGTCCTTGCAATGTTATCTAGGCCAAATTTTGATTTGGAATCTTTTCTGAATGTGTCCCTACAAATTAGGAGGAATGGGTACATGGGTAAATAGAAGAATGTCAGTCAAACATGAAATAGAGCTCACCGAGCAGATGTTGTTACCCTGCAGGTTAAGCGTGTTCAGGGATCGCAGTCTCTTAGCCAGCCACAGAGGAAGGTGCTCGATGTTGTTTCCAGCGAGATTCAAGAGCTGAAGGCTTCCCATGTGCTCCAGGCCCTCAATTTTTCTGCAGGGGTGAAATGAAGAACAGCTTTTACACCTCAGTTTCACTGCAGGTGCCAAGACAACAATGGCTTTTCCATACGGTGATTCATGTTAGATGACCCAAACGTTAACACTttacaaaaattacatttctacaAATGAACATCGCTACTTATGGGTGCCGGGTTGTTACCAGGTCTGGTTGTGAAACAAATGGCTTTTACCGAACAGTGTTGTTGGACAGGTGAGAAGTTAGTGGACTTATTTGCAGGAGTGGGGAGTTATCAGATTGTGCAGTAGGAGGAGATTTGTCTTATTCTGTAGTGGGATAGGTGGGGTACTACAGGTTTCTCTACAGGGACAGGGGAGATATCACTCCCGATTGTGGGACGGGTGGGGCGTTACCGGATTCTGTTGTGGGACAGGTGGAGTTCTCGAAGTCTGTGAAGCTTTTCCAGCTTCTCGATTTTCTCGATGAGGTTGTGATTGAGGTTGAGGACCTGCAACCGTTCACACTTCTCCAGGTTCTCGAtaaactgcaacaaaaaaacatgaacagaacCCAAAATGTGCCACTTCAGCTGATCTCCAGGTCAGAGAGCACTGAGGATTAAAAGCTCTTCATTGTGTCAGAGTGGAAACAGACATAAGCTACAGTTCTGGTTTGCTGAAGTTCTCACCTTGAATTTCTTGCTGCCACTCTTTGCCAGTGACAAGTTGAGGGACCGTACAAAGGCCAGGCTGTCCTGCTTGGACACCCTCTTAATCAGGTCCTCCGTGATGTAGCGAACACCTGGACTTCTCCTTTcatctgaaaatgaacaaaGGACGAATATAATTATGAGCTAAATGGCTCAGTTTCTTTCAAATTGTGTCACATCCAAAGCATTCCGTTTCATCAGACTTTAACAGCAGTGTGTAGAGTCCTGTGAGTCCCGTTAGTGAGTGGGCTGGATTGTGAGAGCGTCTCTGTACCATTTTCGCTGCGGGGTTCTCCGTCTGCACCATCTTGGCTTTCCTCCTCCGTCATACTCAGCTGAAGACTGCTCCCCAAGCCGGGCCGAGAGGCTGCGGAACGCAGGCCATGGGAGGGGGATGGAGTCCTGCTACGGGGGTTGGAGAGCGATGAACCAGGGCCCAGCATGCTAGGGTCTGATCGTGTTCCTCCCCAGGGCGTCACTCTCGGTGATGCAGCCTTCTTCATCTATGAAGCTGCAAACACTCTAAGTCCTATGGCTTCTAATAATTTGCCATGGacgaaaatgaaataataatgaattttgATATTTCcaaggtgtttgtgtgtgtgtagcccatataaaaagggctgtaattcctcaAAGTGtcctcaaattaaaactgacagtctgcactttaacctcacattcattattttatttaaaatccaatatgctcgagtacagagccaaaacaacaaacattgtGTTACTGTCACTTCTGCATGTAACTGTATATAGCTATATTATACATCCTATATATGGACCCCAGAACTTGGGGAAGCATAGACTGTTATCAGgtagctggctaacgttagcgataaaaaaacaacaaaaaaaaaacaacttctgcATGGAATTACCTCTGTAACCTAACCTGAAGGTAGCCAAGTCAGACTTGATTGCTGCTCTGCCAGTgtaagctagctaactttaggTTAGCtatcaatatatttattcagCTACAACAAAATGATGATAATGTTAGTTAAATACCTcaccatatttaaaataacctgCATTGTCAAAACACAGGGCTCGCATACAAGTTAGCTAGCTTCAGCTTGGCTATAAATACCTCGTCAAGTCGGCTAGATAGCTAACATAAAGCATACTAAATTATCGACAAATGTTAATGTTCACTGAAGATGGCCAAGCAGCGAGGGTCAAGCTAAACTTTACAGAACCTAATTGTGAGTGAGTGCACTTTTCGTCAGCATTACATTTAACCGTTACTTAGTTATTAATAACATATAGGTTAATCTGTACTAACTATGACAGGTGGTCCAGCGACTGTAACGTGCTTGATCTTACGTGCAAATTATTTAGGTGACTAGCTCATGCATAGCTAGTTAGATTGTTCATTACATTCGCTGATTGGATTCGATTAGCTCGGCAACTAAGCCACCACCCTTTCCAGATCTTTTAGCAAAATAAACTAACCGTACAAGACAGTTTAACAAAATGAAGCGGTGTACTTAGTGATGGAGACTGATATTTGATACTTACAGATCGGTCGTTAAGGACTAAACGACCCTCAGAGGGTGTAAGGGAATTTGATTAACAGAGTTTCCATAGCAACCCTACAGCTAGCTGCTCATTCAAGAAGTCGTCCCAGACtcgatgttttaaaaaatctggcgGCACTTTAGGAAGTGTGCTATATTACCTGATGCATGCCATCTGGCATCATTGCGATATGTTTTGTAAACGAAGGGATGTAGGATCAAATAAAAAACGGGAAGTTGCAAATGACAACACTGCAAGATCATGTTTGCTTCCGTTCTTGGGGGGTCCACTGTTAATCACGTGACTTACGCCAGCGTATCAATGCTCACTGTCTTGCCTTTCGAAAACTGAAATTCCCGCCCACAGTGTTAAATCGGCGGCAGACCGACTGCCTCCTAGCTAATATTAATGTGATAAAAGATAAATACCGGCACATTTCTCTGGTCTACGACACAGAATACAGAAGTaaactaacaataataattagtCAGGCATGGTATTCATATGacgtttatttattatattcaaTACTTTTCCATTTGTACAGACAACACAGCCATTCCTCAATGTTTCCTGTCATCTGGATTTAGGCTTACTCTACAAGAATAGTCATAAAAAGCTATTTGTCATTGGTGCAACTccaaatcattcattttatacaatAAGACATTTAATCCGCTCTATACATGGATTGTCAACAGTCAACAGCCATATATCAGAAAGTTTAATACAAACTCCTCCAGGATTGCCACAAAGTTCTCACAGGGGCTTCCTTTGCATTCTTGAGGCCATTTCTCCACCCAGGTCTGTGAGTCCAGCGGGTACTTGTACCTTAAAAAACAAAGCTACAATCAGATGCATCAAACAACATActctgcatttcatttgaagCACTTATTTTTTGAAACGTTTCTGTTCTTTTACAATTTCATTAAGAGACATGAATATTTTGGATAAATGCAATGAAAGTCATTAGGAATGGCAATGATGCGTTCAGTTTTTACATGCCTACTACTGAACCCCAAGAGACAGCCCAACCTGGTGAAATTGATTTCAGGGAAGCATAGGGTTATGTTTCAGGGAGACATCCAGGAGGCAATTTGCAAAATGGCAAATCTTTCAGCAGCCAACAgttacaaaacaatacaaatctGAGGGGGTTGGTTCTCTCAACCGAGAACAGCTGTAAATATCACAGCCATTCTTCATCACTGATCCCATTTACAGGTGCTCATATTAAGGCCTCCCATTATGGTAGATCTAGACTATAATGTGAAGCGTGAGGCCAATGAACAAGAGAAGCTGTGCCCGTTAAGAAtgtaaatgattattattattattatttatgctgAATGAATAAAGCGACCATGAGCAACAAATACTCACATTTTCATTCCATCAGGCTTAGAAGGcaagaagattaaaaaaatatatttaatattgtgaACTTTTAGTTGAACTGGGATCAGTGATTAAGTCCCAGgtcccagtcccagtcctcAGCAAAACAGAAAGAATATATTGCTGTTATATTCATgtttcataaatttcattacTGCAAAAACTATGTCATGTTTAGATAAAAGGATGTAAATTTGCCTGCAGCTGGTGTTCATAGAAACCACTGCATTGAATTGAGTGATagttcttcagaaaaaaattcattttgatacAGAAAAAAAGCTGGGGACCCCAGGTTTCGGAAGCGAGTTCTTTGCGGTAATAGTGCCAGCTGTGTTAGGAGGGGCAAGACGTGACGGTAGGGCGACACACTCACTTATAGCTCCGCTGCATTTCTATCtgcatgacctctgaccccatgATTAGGTACTGACTCCCCTGAAGCAGGTCCACATCAGTGCACGTTGCCTTCTTCACAAATGTGACTTCAGTACTCCTCTTAACATCCTCAGTATCTGCCAGATGCAAATACATTCACATGTTATTGCAGTCTATGctgatccatccatccaaccattatctatacctaCTTATTCCGGGTCACGgtcgcaggaggtgctggagcctatcccaggaatataccctggacagttcAGTACACTCTGATGACATACACAAATCTATTTCTTGCCAgtaacgtgtgtgtgggtgctgtgctgttgtatttgcacttttaaaaaatgtgaaaagtttGGCACGTTTTAGGATGAGCTGCTTTGGAGATAAATAACACCACATACAATTTCATTCCTTACCCTTTTTATAGACCTCCTCTATTTCTGCTGTGTAGCTCACAAAATCTCCCTCTTCCACAAAGGACTTGATTTTTACCTTAAAGGCTTAGAAAAGACATCAGACAGTTAGTTCAGTCTGTCTCATCTGTAGTCAGGCCTACCTGATCTGCTAAAAAATTGAATCATGTAAAACTCGAACAATATAGGGACAAATTAAAGCTCAGTTAAGAACAGTAGACTGCAgccaagtttttattttactttaatttgtaGAACTGAGAATGTGTCACtggttttttatatatagtttgCTTACCGTATTTTATGTGGTCTTGGCAAACAGCCTTCAGTCGTTCGTCAGCTGTAATTGTGCGGTTCATGGGTGATTTGAAGCTGCTGCACTCCGCTGTAGATGGGTAGCCACACAGAGAAAGCTAAAACCAATCTAATTTTACTTGCTgttatttgttcttttgtggttgtacaatattgtttgtttgtaataTTATTAACCTAATGTTTTGGATAGCACAGTATGCATTTTATTATgtcaaacatttacattttaaattgaaagagagagcagtCACATACAGAAGATACTGAGAACCCATTTAGAGATGCACAAAATGTAACCTCTacataacaaaatgtaatttatttaaactgtgaGATGGCCTAATGCTGTGTTTCAAACTGAGATATTCAATTGGAATGCTGAAAAAATTGAATTGTGCATTTTGGTATCAGCCTCCAAACCTATTCCCTTGTTGTagcttctctcttccccctttgCTTCCATCCCCAAACTGGCTTCAGGTGTGCAGACTTACCTGCCATGCACTGGCACTCCGCCCCCTCACAGAGCCGAAGCAGCCTGCGCTCCCCATGTGGGTGGTAAAGCTTGAAGCACTGGCTATCTGAAGGAACCCAGAGAGGTAACAGTGTCAACAGCGGGCACCCAGCACTAAACTTCCAAATACATATGTGCTGTATACAGGGCCAGCTCTAGGCATTGGTGACAAATGCAACCGCCTGGAGGATTGCCAACTATTGGGTGGGTTGCCAaaggaaggaggggaaaaaatgctttgCATCATGGTAGTTGGTGGtgcctcccccttccccctaccAACTCCCTCCGTTCATAATCGCATCAacacccgccccctccccagttGGCAATCTGTTGGGCGGCAGAAATGCTAGAGCCGTAGTTTGCTGTTGACTAAGACAGGAGTGCGAGTGTCAAACTCCATTCCTGGAAGTGTCCGcgggtttttggtgtgtttcagcatatacacagcatgtgtgttgattaatttaagtcattgatcaGCTAAacaaatccacacaccttgttctcgaGGCCTTAATTGGCCATTGATTAAAAGGACACCagaaatgcatgcagacactgaggctctccaggactgggcAAAGTAGGAATACATGTGGAGTGCTGGAGCTTGCCTGGGTTGGAGAACTCATACACTCTGAACAAGGAGGAGCTGGCCATGCCAGTGCGGAAGAGTTCCTGAATCCGGAACCCCACACATAGAAAGTCTTCTGATGGAACCTAAAGAAGCAAAAGTCGTGACatgtgagacacacacatgcatacagacaaatacacacacatgcacatacccaCATACCCGC is part of the Anguilla anguilla isolate fAngAng1 chromosome 10, fAngAng1.pri, whole genome shotgun sequence genome and encodes:
- the LOC118206287 gene encoding centriolin-like isoform X2; translated protein: MKKAASPRVTPWGGTRSDPSMLGPGSSLSNPRSRTPSPSHGLRSAASRPGLGSSLQLSMTEEESQDGADGEPRSENDERRSPGVRYITEDLIKRVSKQDSLAFVRSLNLSLAKSGSKKFKFIENLEKCERLQVLNLNHNLIEKIEKLEKLHRLRELHLSHNRIRKIEGLEHMGSLQLLNLAGNNIEHLPLWLAKRLRSLNTLNLQGNNICSLHELLKLKPLKNLTELLLMENPVFNLPHYRLFLVFHLRTLERLDGQVITQQERELAYQRFHMEEVERLEQDLEARRGEVESLREEQSIALQELEQQGALNQSLKLQCQEQKQCQAELERELETKNQLLKQKMMELTRACQKQYELEQELAFHKYC
- the LOC118206287 gene encoding centriolin-like isoform X1 yields the protein MKKAASPRVTPWGGTRSDPSMLGPGSSLSNPRSRTPSPSHGLRSAASRPGLGSSLQLSMTEEESQDGADGEPRSENDERRSPGVRYITEDLIKRVSKQDSLAFVRSLNLSLAKSGSKKFKFIENLEKCERLQVLNLNHNLIEKIEKLEKLHRLRELHLSHNRIRKIEGLEHMGSLQLLNLAGNNIEHLPLWLAKRLRSLNTLNLQGNNICSLHELLKLKPLKNLTELLLMENPVFNLPHYRLFLVFHLRTLERLDGQVITQQERELAYQRFHMEEVERLEQDLEARRGEVESLREEQSIALQELEQQGALNQSLKLQCQEQKQCQAELERELETKNQLPARPDPVLDAVWKLKQKMMELTRACQKQYELEQELAFHKYC